TTAGAAAATACCcactgaaaaaaatactaatttaccCTCtttctatttttaacaatatgaaGACAACGCCTAATTCCTAATAAGAGCCTATTCTGAAACGTAAAAACCTTGAGATATAATACCAATTCAATGTTACTAGCTCACGCTTGCTCGTGAAATGCCATACAacgccgcaacgtgagacgacgtTGTATCGTGAGTTGGCTTGGCTCTTAGCGCGGGGTATTGATATTTGATTGTATTCGTATCGTAACGTCTTACAAGCTAGTTACGGTGGACGTTGCTATCTAGTACCCTCAACCGAGGTGAATAGGCATGGATGAGGTGAATaaggacaaaaaataaaatgtgatttTGTCCCTATTTActctatgtatatttattacacGAAACTTGTGACCGATAACAATCTTTTAGTCAACAATTACGCTATCGCAAAGAATTGCGACACTGATGCTAAAATATCGAGTCGATAACTTAATTCGATAAAAGACACAACTTGCGAGGTATTCATGTATAACATTTCATTTACatctagggtttgcaatccggatctgaaatgtatgaaattatccggatccaCGGATCATCCCATTCattttcagatccgtcgtgcaaaccctattTACAACTATTTAAACAGCCTTATACGCTACAGGACCTTAAGTTATTATGGACACATCATAATACGAATACGGAGCTGTATTTCTTGAACGACTACCGTGTTAAGATCCATTTTACCGAGAAAATACACATTATGAATCTAGTCGAAGACTATTGTTGGTCCTCGGCCAAAACGAAATAGTTGTTATAggcaatattttatattaaatacaaaatactcaaAACACGTACAAACACATGCTGTTTATGCTTCTTATTGCCATTCAAATCCGGCTACCAACTGTAAAAAGCGTAGCAATAAAAAAGGACTTGTCTTGAATAAATGTACTATATTACCATAATAATTAGAATGTAACATgtcatcattttaaaaattcttattCGCCTCCGTTTTGGGAACTTCtatcgatatttattttatttcgataaCTAATTTGTAAGCACTTGCtcacctaataaaataatattttatcttatcttcATTCAATCTAATTGCCGCTAGACGCACCTAAAATTGTAACTCATATCTTTTTTCGACGTGTTTACAACCCAAACAAAATTGAGGTTAATACTTTTACAGAAGCGCTTAACTCCGAACGTGactgtaatatatttttatttttatgtacgaCTAAGGAGATGATAAATGTGCAAAATGAGTGAAAGTGTCCGGTTATACCAACATTgacaaaaccaaaataaacagtaacaaaaataaaattaaaacagtgGCCAGTGATTCCCGCCGAAAATCCAGAGACATTTTTGTCTCGTCTAAAATGCCGGCGGTCATGGATGTTGAGCCATTTAGCCAGCCAGAGTGGAGCGACTCCACTGACTCTGAGCCCGGCCCTTTGCCTCAGCTGGGGTATTTCGTGCCAGTACGATGCAGGTGCGACCGAGCGTCCAGCCACGTGTGTAGGAGAAGAAAaaggtaaatatattataggatgATTATATGAAAGGAAAAATATACAAACCTATAAACATCCACCACCATCCACCAAAACCAATATACTCACTTCTCAATATCAACCCGCCAGTAGGTACAACTGTAGACAGCGTAGGTGGTCTAGATAACAAATGCACTACCTAAAACTATATATGGTACTATAGTAGGTGCATTTCTTAGTAGGTACTTTACATAGTTACAGCTTAAAGAAACAATGACGAGCTGAATTGGACATTGGTCAACTACAAAGAATTTCGTTTTCATAGCTGGGTATTTCTCGTGCACTAAGTAGCAAGTAGCAACAATTTTAATGTCTAATTCAAATCACAGTCTAAATAACGTGGCACCTACAATTAGCGCACAAAGTTTGAGAAACTGTAAGGGCAAAACAAAAAAGGGCAACAAAATGTAAATCTGTAGGTAAATTACTTTTTGTTCAAGTGTCTCAATAATACTTTATATTGAGATGTATCTCCCACCGGGTAGGTACCTAACTCTTTGTTGTGGGAGACACACGACATTTCGTCAGGGCATTCAGGCGTCATCACTCATCAGTATCTAAAGACAAATTACACGGAACTTAGCATTTTAAGCTTTACAAAATACTTGACAAATCTTAAAGTTCTTAAACATGAagattattgtaaatataggACAAGCTGGTCTACATGGGATTGAGTCACAGTATGATACTATTTTGAAATGTCTACTATCGTTTAATTTTAAGAGAATCCTCCCGAATGAGGGTGCAGTAGGAAGccattattaacaaaaaacggAACAAAAAGCATTCTATAGTTTACCTTCCCTTGTTCTCAGAGAATCTCCCCGATCCCGCCGCTCGGTGTCGCAATGCTCGTGCAACACGTCGAGGCGCTCGTCAATGGCCGCGtcgccggcgcccgcgccgctgccgccgctCAACAATACCATGGAGATGTACGTCGAGCCTGTTGTCGAAGATGTAAGTCTTTTTCTGTTGGTCTCCGCTTAAGATATTGAAGGAACTCAATTGTCAATCCGCTATAAAGTTGGCAtaagatatatcggaacggccaaggtgctcaaaaatgtCTGAACATGGCATTGACAAAAGAATCGTTTTTAAACCTTGATAGCTTTGATATatttatctgatggcgactgtacttcgAATTAGCCCTTTTGGTTTTATCGCTCTAGCGCACAAGAATTCTTCCGACACGTTTTTCTCAATAATAATTCCTCTGTGAACCCTTATTGATATCTATTAGTCAATGATGATTAATTAATGGCCATTAGGTAATTAAATATGTCACGATCTATACGGTACTATGCGTTGTATGATTTACAACCTTAGATTCTAACCATAGTGCGTtttaaataatctaaaataCGAAATACTTTCAAACCTTACATTTTGTTGAAGAGAAGAGTGTAACAGTCCGAGAAAAAATCAGGCTGCGAAATCGCTGTTACTAAGATACCTATATTGAATCAATTCAGTATTTGAAGAGTGCTCGCCAATCTCAACGATTGGTTGTGAACCGTTACAATCTATTACTATAATTTACTCgtcattaggtacctacttagaaaGTGAAAATAGTAATTTTGCACAGAGAgttaaacacaaaaaatttcaccacatcaacgcgaggaaaatatgatctgtaaaacattacaaataaaatatttttttttaatttaaatatacaccTTGCTATCAGCCAATATGAGCAAACAACTCAAattttgcatcaaattactttgctttagataaaatattactttcttATCAGTATTTGAAGAACCAAAAGAGCCTTTTCCAGATATCAGCTggtgtatttaaaatatatttaacttgaACTGTAGCTTGATCGAAGAGTAAGTATTTCAAGACTTTGTCAAACCATAATCACTGTAATGTGTCCTTATGAGGAAAATATAGCACTTCAAGCACTTGAtcacccatacaaaaaaaaaaaacgttttccacttctaaatatattccattgtccatgatttttagtgtgttatagacaaattaaaaacgttttcttcctaaatggaatttcatagaaaaaatggGCATATTTCGCtagaatcgcaaagctattcttccctcttaactatAAAGTAATTATAGGAGGAACGTTAAAATTGAACCACGTTACATATATTTGACTTAGTTTATTTGTGCAAATGTCTCAAGTAGAATCTTTTCGTATGCATGTTTCCGTTACCGAAGCGTGGTAAAAAGTAGGTGATTCAAATTCGGAGACTGCAGACGTTACTGGTTCCTCGCCCATGCAATCACTGAAAAGAGTTACATTTCCATATTCGGAATTCACATCAGTAATACCAGTATTTTCATGAAGGTGTTTCATACATCGAACTTCTCGAGGTGATACTTTTCGAGGACTTTTCTCATAGACTTTGCGATTTGCTCCGGTCGACTGTAGAAAAACTTGTGCTGACTACTGCCGTCTTCGTTATAGATTTCGTGGTCGATTTTGCCTGCCGGTGACATGAATAGGATCCTATGTGGGAAAAGTTTTTTTAGTGAGTACACAAAAAGTGTTAGCTATTTGTAATTGAAGCGAGAAATACAGCGAGCGagtctttatatttttttattgtactaatttgattgaaaaattaCCGTTGTCAACGTTTGTCTCTTTTTATATAGGAAATGTAGAACAGCGCCACCTACAATTAACTAAAGGCTAACGACCTTCCCCATTGAAACTTAGCGAGACTTTAGAAATAGTCAAACATCAGTAACGAAATTCTGatctttacttttacttttaatctTACTCATTCCTGCCAATTCTCATGTGCAATAAACTACCCTGAATATTGTGTGATCTTGTCGAACATGAAAGGATTGTACATTTGAAGGCAAGATCAAATCGAAATAAGCATACTACATAACAGGCTTTGTCGTAAATAACGTCCGTCGTCCTTTATAGCGTTCTCACGTTGCCCGTTTCGATATCGGACGTCGGATACGACCAAGCAAAAGTATAAATTCAAAAAGgcctttttataaatatttcattgttTAAATGTTTAAAGTACAAAAGAtaaacttaaactaaaaaaGAAAGACTTAATGCCATAGCACCCTCTAGCAGCTGCTTTTCTACAAGGATGATCCGACATCGGATCGACCTATATTACCGCCTTTTGAccatttgtaataatatttgaGCTTTAAAAACTTCTTACCTGGGTATGTAAGTACCATCCGGAGCATACGCATTGTTCTCCGGTTCCTCGTCATCTATTAAATTAACCATAACGAACTTTCTGCTCAGCGACTGGATTTCAGGGCAATTAGCAAACTTTGGTTTCAGATTTTTGCATGCAGTACACCAAGACTTGTGTATGATGACCATCATGGGTTTCTTATGGCGGGATGCCAGTTGTATACCAGATTCTAAAGAACTCGCCCAAATGTAGTTGTTTCCGAAACCATTGTCCCTTCCCAGGGAATTGCTGCAGTAAACTTTGTTAGACATCAACGAGAAGAACGCTTTAGCTAAACCAGTACCGGTCGGCATTTTGTGCTGTGGGGTCTGTTCAGTAATGTATGAGGTATTAATCTGAAGTGGATGGCCAGACCGGGTACTGGTATTgtagaattatttacattttaaacactTCAATGCCCTTTTCCGTTGCACGACCATGTTTgacaatatttaacaaactgACATTTGACATTTTAACAGTAATCCATAGAGCTTGTTGTTATAAGTTTCTAAGGAAGCTGGGGTCATGGATATACACGTTGCGCCATCTATGGCGGCAATGTGTAAGCTTTGAGTAAGGTCGAGAGCGAATGGTATCAGAGAGCTTGGTTGCTTGCTTTTTGATGCGTGATTGTATCGTCAGATGGCGCTACAGGTCTTACAAGCTTCTGGATAATACAGATATTTATAGACAGGTGAGATAGGTATTTTTCAATGGGATTTTGGTAAACTCTTTTTGCCCGAATAGGATTTGTTTTTAGTATATATGTTTTATCTACCTATCTATATTTCAATGAAGATCATGCAAAAAAGTTTTGTTGAATTCCATTAGGTACAGCGACTTTGTTAACTTAGTTCGTAACTACCCTATTGTCGGCAGCCCATTAATAGTGAGCGCCTACAAACTTATTTTATGGCAGCAATACTTTCCTTACTTTTCAGTGCCAATAATTGGGTAGTTGACCTTATAATGATAGCAGACAACATTACATTAGACGCAACAGTGCTTCAACTACTGCTGCCGACAACCGACATCGCTGGCGACACCTGTATTAGAGTATTTTTTTATCGATACTGCTTGCGTACCTACAAAGTACCGAGGTTGTCTCAGATTTGCCTGTGGCTACTATGCAGTGATGAAATGCTAGCCGACAATTCAATCACCTCTTGAATGTCCCCATTACAACGACAATGACAGTTGCATCCTCCGATGCAAGCGACAAAATGCTATGACAAACTTTTTAAAATCGCTCATGTGTATCGGCGTGTGGCGCTGCGTGTGCACATGTTTTTTTACCCATTTTCAAACACAGCAATGTCGATACGTCTCGCTCCACGTAACCTATTGGAAAAAGCAGATAAACTATGATAATTAAATGTGCAGCGTGCGTGATTGTATATCGCGGAGAGGATACGCATTTCAGTACGGGTTTTAACCAGAACGCCCGCTCGCAATGTCAGGGtcctaatttaaaatattagtaaatatttattagaaacCTTGTCACACAAAATTGATACAATAGTGGCTTATTTTTGAgtagaataaaaataagttcTACATTGTCGCAACGCGGGATGGTGCGCCATTTGGGAAGTTCGCgcgcgtttttttatttttaacccgTGCTTGGATTCATGGTTATTCAGCCAGTGATTGTGCAATGATGTATAATCGAAATCGGAGTATGTACGGGACTGTGAGATCCTTGGCTCCTTCTCGGACCACGCCTGTAGCGGGTCTCGAGGATGTTCTCTACACGCCGCCTTACTTTTATCACATTCCTCCGCCACCACCGCTTAACACCTATCCCGGAAGGAAGAGACGGAAACGAGATAAGGTAGGTTACGAATGTTacgcttataataataatattcatcaTCATGGTCATATCTGGTAAGAAAAacataggtagttttttttGGGGCAAGTGTTTCTCTTTCCTCAAAGTGTCTCTTATCTCATCTAACcttaagtacttataaataaatattaggggacatcttacacagatcaatcTAGCCCCAAacaaagcaaagcttgtactatgggtactaggcgacattcttatatagataaatacatcttatattcatagaaaacacccatgactcaggaacataatCTGTGTTCataatttatgatttttataccATTTATATGCCcgtaccgggattcgaatccaggactatcggcttcataggcagggtcactacccactaggccagaccggtcgtccaagTCTAAAACATGGCGTCTACCTATACAATCAAGATTATCAGCCAGACTTTCAGttacgtttattatttaaatgcatGTAGTAGGTACGTGCCTgagtagttttattttgtaatataagtaatataaccATTACAGAAATTATAGATCTTACCTTAAACATACTGAATGTTCTTCAAGAGTCTCTCTTTAATTTCTcgataattatattgtttggGCGATATTTTTCAATTAAGTAAGAGAAAAGGTGATAGGAAGTGTAAAAAGACACGGAAAACACAGCTGCATCAAAAAATAACTTAGCCCCCCTGCGCATAGTACAATAATGGCACTGCCGactttgttttaatatatatagcAATTTCTCATTGTTaaatttttcttatattttttatactttttatttatttactacttacTGAAGTTTTGATAGTCTTGtttcaaagagcatataatcactacgttttaagagacgggacttccatactagcgagtggactcggtttgtttcgcaaatcattaccaaaatacgacaaagaactgtcaaggaaccataataccaacataaccgatttaaatagtgtagtacgctacacgcttgcgattcttatcgatatcgataaaatggggagggttgaaacataggctcctgtctacaaattttgtactcgaaatcaggttagcatcgagtccacatttaagttgtatgttatatagtggactttctttgagtggactaatatctggtcgggcttaatgtggacccgaattattttaatacagtttttaattcgtgtttttattttatttaaagctttattttcaaaatgttctgcacatacatgtttcaataaatgttacttttctatgggaagatgtatcgtcaggtcttcgttcccaacaaatttgacccactgcctgcatctgaaaacatacagccttggacaaacatgactttatctacagtttatattccaagtatttgctaacgagatgatcaactgattatttagcgctaatatgcatctataaatcatgtttttcggcatccagttatcaaaaCCCTTTAaaaatgctctaactttttatgtatttatatgtctgtcatgagaaccggtctggcctactgggcagtaaccctgcctatgaagccgatggtcccaggttcaaattatgctacgggcatttatttgtgtgatgcgtatttgttcttgagtcatgtgtgttttctatgtatatatcgttgtctaagtactcacaacacatgtcttattga
The nucleotide sequence above comes from Cydia pomonella isolate Wapato2018A chromosome 2, ilCydPomo1, whole genome shotgun sequence. Encoded proteins:
- the LOC133532359 gene encoding thioredoxin domain-containing protein 12-like → MPTGTGLAKAFFSLMSNKVYCSNSLGRDNGFGNNYIWASSLESGIQLASRHKKPMMVIIHKSWCTACKNLKPKFANCPEIQSLSRKFVMVNLIDDEEPENNAYAPDGTYIPRILFMSPAGKIDHEIYNEDGSSQHKFFYSRPEQIAKSMRKVLEKYHLEKFDV